Genomic window (Pseudomonas hydrolytica):
CGGTATTCAAGCTTGAACCGAGCCTGCCCCTGCGGCAGGCTTGTACATTAAACAACCCAGATTGGGAGCTTCACCATGGCACTTATCAGCATGCGCCAGATGCTCGACCACGCCGCCGAATTCGGCTACGGCGTGCCGGCCTTCAACGTCAACAACCTCGAGCAGATGCGCGCCATCATGGAAGCCGCCGACAAGACCGATTCGCCGGTCATCGTCCAGGCCTCCGCTGGTGCCCGCAAATACGCCGGTGCGCCTTTCCTGCGCCACCTGATCCTGGCTGCCATCGAAGAATTCCCGCATATCCCGGTGTGCATGCACCAGGACCACGGCACCAGCCCCGACGTGTGCCAGCGCTCCATCCAGCTGGGCTTTTCCTCGGTAATGATGGACGGCTCGCTCAAGGAAGACGGCAAGACCCCGGCCGACTACGACTACAACGTCCGCGTCACTCAGCAAACCGTAGCCTTCGCCCACGCCTGCGGCGTGTCGGTGGAAGGTGAGCTGGGCTGCCTGGGCAGCCTGGAAACCGGCATGGCCGGTGAAGAGGATGGCGTCGGCGCCGAAGGCGTGCTGGACCACAGCCAGCTGCTGACCGACCCGGAAGAGGCGGCGGCCTTCGTCAAGGCCACTCAGGTCGATGCCCTGGCGATCGCCATCGGCACCAGCCACGGCGCCTACAAGTTCACCAAGCCGCCAACCGGCGACGTGCTCTCCATCGAGCGCATCAAGGAAATCCACAAGCGCATCCCCAACACCCACCTGGTGATGCACGGCTCCAGCTCGGTGCCGCAGGACTGGCTGGCGATCATCAACGAGTACGGTGGCGACATCAAGGAAACCTACGGCGTGCCGGTCGAAGAGATCGTCGAAGGCATCAAGCACGGCGTGCGCAAGGTGAATATCGACACCGACCTGCGCCTGGCTTCCACCGGTGCCATCCGTCGCTTCCTCGAGCAGAACAAGGCTGAGTTCGATCCGCGCAAATACTTCGCCAAGACCATCGAAGCCATGCGTGACATCTGCATCGCCCGCTACGAAGCCTTCGGTACTGCCGGCAACGCCTCGAAGATCAAGCCGATCTCCCTGGAAGGCATGTACAAGCGCTACGCCAGTGGCGAGCTGGCCGCCAAGGTCAACTAAGCCAGGCGCGCTGCACGAAAAACGCCGCGGCTCCTCACGGAGCCGCGGCGTTTTTTTATGGCCTGCGCTCGGGCCGTGTTACTTCGCCGAGCCGAGCAGCGAGCGGTGCTCGATGCTGAGCTGATCGAAGCGCGCGGCGCCGGCTTCGGTTTCATAGCCGGTGTTGTCCTGGGTGTAGACCCCGGCCTTGAAGTACAGGGGCCTCGCCGCCCAGGTCGGGTCCATCCGCGCGCTCCAGTTGATGCTGTTGAGGCTGATGGCCAGGGTGCCATCGGGCTTCAGGTTGATCACGTAGCGAAACGGCTGGTTCAGGCGGATGCCGCTGGCCACGGTCACGGTCTGGATGGCGGCGTCCGGGCTCGGACGGACCTTGGCGACGATGTTGCCATCGGCGGTCTTGGTCTTGTACTGGTACTCCAGCTTGAGCAGCGGCTCGGAACTCTTCAGGGCGTGAATCTGGCCGATGACGATCTTGCCGGTGGACGGCACCTGGCTGACGCTCAGCGACGCCCGCAGAAAATGGTCCGCCTCCGGGTAGGTCCAGTTGCGCAGGCGGCCGTCGGCAAAGGTTTCGCGCAGTTCGGTGCGGGGATACTTGGCGCTCTCGGTCGTGGTGCCATTGACCGGTGCCCAGAAGAAGATCGCACCTTCCTTGGACTGAAAATAGTGATCCTGGTAGCCACCGGCCAGTACGCGTGTCTCGATGGTGGTGGCGGGTACGCCCACTGGAACGCTGAGATTCCACATGGCGAGTTCGATCATGATCAAAGCTCCTGAAAGACGGAAACTTCAGTCGATGGCACATCTCATCCAGGAGTCAGTAACGGCTTACTTGGCGTTCCAGCGGGTGACACACGCGAACTAGAAGGGTGAGCAGGACTGCCCGTGACAGCAGAGCGGAAGTGCTCTGCTGGCGCGCTTTATAACGGCAATTTCGGGCATTGCGTGAGCACCGTTCGTCGCATTATTGACGTCAATATATGGTCGCAAAAAAGAGCGGTTCCAATAGGGCGTCCAATTGCCCGCAAGCCGGCGGTAACTGCGCTTAACCGACGGCTGCGCAGCGGCAGGTAAAACCCTGTAAAACACCTGGGGGCATGGGGCTTGGCGGGCTGCGCCATAATCCTCGAACTGTCGTTTCGGGAATGCCGTCACCCATGTCCAGCAAGCCTCGCCTGTTGCTCGCCTTCGTTCTCGCCGTGCTGCTGGCTGCGCTGCTCGCCTCGATCTTCCAGACCCAGACCAACCTCGCCGCGCTGCAGGCGCTCGGCGCGCCGATGCCGCTGCAGGTGCGCGTCGGCACCACCTGCCTGGACCTGCTCGGCTTCGCCCCGGTCTTCGCCCTACTGGCTGCACTGGGCTTTCTCTTCGCGCTGCCGCTGGCGACCTGGTGCGCGCAGCGCCTGCCGCCGCTGCGCTGGATGATCTTTCTGCTGGCCGGTGCGCTGGCGATCTGGGTGGCGCTGGCGCTGGCCAACATGTTGGCGCCCATGCCAACGCTGATCGCAGCCAATCGCACCCTGATCGGCACACTTGGCCTCATGGCGAGTGGCAGTGCTGGTGCCTTGCTGTTCGCTCTTCTGGCGCGGCGGGTGCGTTATCTGACGCAGCCGACGTCCTCCGATTTACCCTCATAAGGCCCCTTCCATGTCCAGACTCATTCGTGCGCTGCTGGTTGGCGCCCTGCTCGCCAGCGTGCCTGCGCAGGCGCAGGCCTATCGCATCGAGACTTTCAGCGAAGGACTGGAACACCCCTGGTCGCTGGCCTTCCTGCCGGACGGGCGCATCCTGGTGACCGAGCGGGTCGGCCGCCTGCGTATCGTCGAAGCCGACGGCAGCCTGGACCCGGACCCGGTGGCCGGGCTGCCGGAGATCTTCGTCGCGGCGCAGGCCGGTCTGATGGAGGTGGCGCTCGACCCCGACTACGTCAGCAATCGCTGGCTCTACCTCAGCTACGCCCATGGCACGACGCAGGCCAACAACACACGTCTGGCCCGCGCCCGGCTGGTAGACGACGAATTGCGCGACTTCGAAGTGCTGTTCACCGCCCAGCCGCTCAAGGCCGGGGCTTCCCACTATGGCGGGCGTATCGCCTTTCTCGCCGACAAGACCCTGGTGCTGACCCTGGGCGATGGTTTCGACTGGCGCGAAGAGGCGCAGAACCCCGGCAACCACCTGGGCAAGATCGTTCGCCTCAATCGCGACGGCAGTGTGCCGGCGGACAACCCGCTGGTGGGGCAGACCGGCGCCGCGGCGGAAATCTACAGCCTCGGCCACCGCAATGTGCAGGGCATCGTCTTCGACGCCGAGGCCGGGCGCCTGTACAGCCACGAGCATGGCCCGCGCGGTGGCGACGAGCTGAATCTGATCGAGGCCGGCACCAATTACGGCTGGCCGTTGGCGACCTTCGGCATCGACTACACCGGCGCGCGGGTCAGCCCCTACACCGAGTTGCCGGGCCTGACCCAGCCCTTGCTGCACTGGACGCCTTCGGTGGCGCCCGCGAGCCTGACCCAGTACCGCGGCGCACTGTTCCCGGACTGGCAGGGCGACCTGTTCGCCGCCACCCTGGCCGAGCGCAGCGTGCGCCGCGTGCGCCTGCACGAGGGGATGCTGGCGGGCGAGGAGATTCTGTTCGAGGAGCTCGGCGAGCGCATCCGCGATGTGCGTGCAGGCCCGGATGGCGCGCTCTATCTGCTGACCGACAACGCCGATGGTCGTCTGCTGCGGGTGGTGCCCGGCGACTGAGCGGGCTGCGTCATCCGTTACACTGGAGGCCTTTGATGAGTTCGGATCGGTCGCGTTGAAATATCTCCAGGGTTATCCCGTCGCCTTGCAGCAACAGGTTCGCCAGCTGATCGCCGATGATCGACTGGGCGACTACCTGGCGCAGCGTTACCCCGGCCGCCACGAGGTGCAGAGCGACAAGGCGCTGTACGGCTATGTGATGGCGCTCAAGCAGGAGCATCTGAAGAACGCGCCGGCCATCGACAAGGTGCTCTACGACAACCGCCTCGACCTTACCCATCGGGCGCTGGGTCTGCACACGGCGATCTCGCGGGTGCAGGGCGGCAAGCTCAAGGCGAAGAAGGAAATCCGTGTCGCTTCGCTGTTTCGCGACGCGGCGCCGGCCTTCCTGCAGATGATCGTGGTGCACGAGCTGGCGCACCTGAAGGAGGCCGAACACAACAAGGCCTTCTACAAGCTCTGCGATCACATGCTGCCGGGCTATGCGCAGATCGAGTTCGACCTGCGCATGTACCTGACCTGGCGCGAGATGACGGGCTCGGCATGAAAGCGTGCAAGATCACCGGCACGACGCGACCGTAGGGTGCGCTAGGCGCACCACGGACATCGTCCTTTCACTCGAGGTGCGCACGGCGCACCCTGGATGCTCAGCCGTGCAGGCGCACGTTGAGCTGGTCGACCACCGGTGCCCAGTCGGCGTCTTCGAGAATTTCCTCGCGTAGCAGCGCGGCCTGCGCCGGCGTCCAGAACGGGGCCTCGGACAGCTTGCACGCGTCCGGCAGCGGCGAGTGGGTGCTGATGAAGGCGTTGATGCTGGCGGCATCGTCGGGCAATCCGAGTTGCTTGAACAGCGCGGGCAGGCTGTGGACGGGCGCTTCCATGGTGGGCTCTCCAAACGTGGGGTTCATGGTTAATTACCCAACCCTAGCTCAGATAGTTCCCTTCACTCGGCCGCCAGCACTTCGAATAGCTGCAGTCGCTTGCCCATCGGCAGATTGATTTCATCGCCGGGGCGTTTGCCCAGCAACAGGTGCCCCAGCGGAGCGGCATTGCCCAGCACCTGGATGCTGCGCCCGGCGTGCCGCAGCTTCATGCTGGCGCCCTGCGGGCCGAGAAACAGCCACTGTTCGTGGCCGTCCTCGCCGGCCAGCAGAACCAGCGCGCCCAGTTCGATGCCCTGCGCTTCGTCGAAGGGGCGCGGGCGCAGCTGGCGCCAGGTGATCAGCGTCTGGCGCAGCTCCTCCACCCGCCGCGCCTGGCCGCTGGCCAGATAGGCGGCCTCCAGGCCAAGGGTGTCGTACTTGTTCTCGGCGACGTTCTCTTCATGGGTGGCCGCTTCGTGGGCGCTCAGGGCGGCCAGGTTGGCCTGCTCGAGATCGGCCTGCAACTGGCTGAGCACGGCTTGCAACAACAGGGTCTTGTTCATGTGGCGGTTTCGCTTGCAAATGGCGCGGTTATCCCAGGCCGACGGGCGGCTGTCCAGCGCGTCAGTCCGGTTCGGCGGTGAGGTGCACGCGGTTGCGTCCGGTGGCCTTGGCTCGATACATCGCGGCGTCGGCCCGGCGGATCAGCGCGGTGGCGTCGTCCTCGCCGTGATAGAGGGCGATACCGATGCTCGCGCCCACGCGCACGGCCCGTTCTTCCAGATAGATGGGCGTGTCCAGCCCCTCCAGCACGCGCTTGGCCAGGTCGCGGGCGTCTGCGGCCGTTTGCACGTTCTCGCAGATCACCACGAACTCGTCGCCGCCCAGGCGCGCCGGCAGGTCGGCGTCGCGCAGGTAGTGCCTGAGGCGCCGGGCAACCTCGGCCAGCACCTGATCGCCGAAACCGTGACCGTACTGGTCGTTGACGGGTTTGAAGCCATCGAGGTCGATCAGCATCACCGCCAGCAGTTCGTTGCGCCGCTGACTGCGGGCGATGGCCTGTTCCAGGTGCTGCTGCAGCGCGGTGCGGTTGGCCAGGCCGGTCAGCGGGTCCTGCAGCGCCAGTTCGCTGAGGCG
Coding sequences:
- the fba gene encoding class II fructose-bisphosphate aldolase (catalyzes the reversible aldol condensation of dihydroxyacetonephosphate and glyceraldehyde 3-phosphate in the Calvin cycle, glycolysis, and/or gluconeogenesis), with the translated sequence MALISMRQMLDHAAEFGYGVPAFNVNNLEQMRAIMEAADKTDSPVIVQASAGARKYAGAPFLRHLILAAIEEFPHIPVCMHQDHGTSPDVCQRSIQLGFSSVMMDGSLKEDGKTPADYDYNVRVTQQTVAFAHACGVSVEGELGCLGSLETGMAGEEDGVGAEGVLDHSQLLTDPEEAAAFVKATQVDALAIAIGTSHGAYKFTKPPTGDVLSIERIKEIHKRIPNTHLVMHGSSSVPQDWLAIINEYGGDIKETYGVPVEEIVEGIKHGVRKVNIDTDLRLASTGAIRRFLEQNKAEFDPRKYFAKTIEAMRDICIARYEAFGTAGNASKIKPISLEGMYKRYASGELAAKVN
- a CDS encoding polysaccharide lyase family 7 protein — encoded protein: MIELAMWNLSVPVGVPATTIETRVLAGGYQDHYFQSKEGAIFFWAPVNGTTTESAKYPRTELRETFADGRLRNWTYPEADHFLRASLSVSQVPSTGKIVIGQIHALKSSEPLLKLEYQYKTKTADGNIVAKVRPSPDAAIQTVTVASGIRLNQPFRYVINLKPDGTLAISLNSINWSARMDPTWAARPLYFKAGVYTQDNTGYETEAGAARFDQLSIEHRSLLGSAK
- a CDS encoding PQQ-dependent sugar dehydrogenase codes for the protein MSRLIRALLVGALLASVPAQAQAYRIETFSEGLEHPWSLAFLPDGRILVTERVGRLRIVEADGSLDPDPVAGLPEIFVAAQAGLMEVALDPDYVSNRWLYLSYAHGTTQANNTRLARARLVDDELRDFEVLFTAQPLKAGASHYGGRIAFLADKTLVLTLGDGFDWREEAQNPGNHLGKIVRLNRDGSVPADNPLVGQTGAAAEIYSLGHRNVQGIVFDAEAGRLYSHEHGPRGGDELNLIEAGTNYGWPLATFGIDYTGARVSPYTELPGLTQPLLHWTPSVAPASLTQYRGALFPDWQGDLFAATLAERSVRRVRLHEGMLAGEEILFEELGERIRDVRAGPDGALYLLTDNADGRLLRVVPGD
- a CDS encoding YgjP-like metallopeptidase domain-containing protein, encoding MKYLQGYPVALQQQVRQLIADDRLGDYLAQRYPGRHEVQSDKALYGYVMALKQEHLKNAPAIDKVLYDNRLDLTHRALGLHTAISRVQGGKLKAKKEIRVASLFRDAAPAFLQMIVVHELAHLKEAEHNKAFYKLCDHMLPGYAQIEFDLRMYLTWREMTGSA
- a CDS encoding DUF2789 domain-containing protein — translated: MEAPVHSLPALFKQLGLPDDAASINAFISTHSPLPDACKLSEAPFWTPAQAALLREEILEDADWAPVVDQLNVRLHG
- a CDS encoding GreA/GreB family elongation factor, yielding MNKTLLLQAVLSQLQADLEQANLAALSAHEAATHEENVAENKYDTLGLEAAYLASGQARRVEELRQTLITWRQLRPRPFDEAQGIELGALVLLAGEDGHEQWLFLGPQGASMKLRHAGRSIQVLGNAAPLGHLLLGKRPGDEINLPMGKRLQLFEVLAAE